A region from the Ptychodera flava strain L36383 chromosome 10, AS_Pfla_20210202, whole genome shotgun sequence genome encodes:
- the LOC139142324 gene encoding adhesion G-protein coupled receptor G6-like: protein MWKEQDYKLDDTCCDIKKPFICQIDCAKKTKECQSLDISLRSCSCKDQLPSNQEHCKPELTEDDKGIIFWPLTLANTTHQAECPYNDKKAQRHCLLSCSVAAELQASWETTDSSDCLSKSYASREDRLRHLADLTIPPGQAWMVSRELVDLTMDADTFHEVELALSVDVIDNILESDNTTEIRVAEDSLLSVDNLLSVDFEVLMESQQNENTSSRLIRAVDTLVLKVEYGNFSDDTNSSSSVTIETANMSITAMAINATTFGGLTFVLPSQTQLTSTEETGWSHGAMPSFIKLPSSLFDQLDQKEQLQVERVQFAGHRLNILFETVDNSTLSGFSPVLASSIGEMKLKNLSDPVILFIAYQNQSDPGNISCVFWDVNRNDGNGAWSDEGCTLSTEVDHGELMAVCECDHLTNFALLFDVYRTGPPDDPAHQRALSIISYVGCGISLLALAVTLVSLISYRKKHDKATKILINLCFALFLALLFFLIGSFAVDFAQTIPELCTSIAVLLHYFLLATMMWMALEAFHLYLMLVKVFEQYIHHFMVKFCLIGWGVPVILVVITLAVDLDNYGYHNTICWLSDMAFYITFLAPICLVLLFNIIIFCLIIYQICRLNSRITTPNEKYSYISRLRAAIALVVLLGLTWIFAFFAIGQASLLFNYLFAIFNSLQGLFIFVFHCAMKKEIRAGWKKTFCRCNRCKHGKEHDFTSSTNLLSAPNHNLSETADSDENVDSTVSWTHHSNMEAMSTSKRHSKRTSSEFQ, encoded by the exons ATGTG GAAAGAGCAAGACTATAAACTAGATGATACTTGCTGCGACATCAAGAAGCCATTTATCTGTCAAATAG ATTGTGCCAAAAAGACAAAGGAATGTCAGTCACTAGATATAAGCCTTCGTTCTTGTTCCTGTAAGGATCAACTGCCATCAAATCAGGAGCATTGCAAACCGGAACTGACTGAGGACGATAAGGGTATTATATTCTGGCCTTTGACCCTTGCCAACACAACGCATCAGGCGGAATGCCCGTACAACGACAAGAAAGCACAGAGGCACTG TTTACTCAGCTGCTCGGTAGCGGCGGAGCTGCAAGCATCATGGGAAACAACCGACAGTTCAGATTGCTTGTCCAAAAGCTATGCCAGTCGGGAAGACCGCCTCCGCCACTTAGCAGATCTAACCATACCCCCAG GACAAGCTTGGATGGTTTCCAGGGAACTCGTCGACCTCACAATGGATGCTGACACTTTCCACGAGGTTGAACTAGCACTATCGGTTGACGTCATCGACAATATCTTGGAAAGTGACAATACCACAGAGATCAGAGTGGCCGAAGACTCGCTGCTCAGTGTGGATAATTTACTCAGCGTCGACTTCGAAGTGTTGATGGAAAGCCAACAGAATGAAAATACCTCTTCAAG GCTCATTCGCGCAGTCGATACGCTTGTTTTAAAAGTAGAATATGGCAACTTCTCTGACGACACAAACAGTTCATCATCTGTAACCATAGAAACAGCAAACATGTCAATCACCGCTATGGCAATAAATGCAACAACGTTCGGAGGTTTGACGTTTGTTCTGCCAAGCCAAACC CAACTAACCTCTACAGAAGAGACTGGCTGGTCACATGGAGCTATGCCATCATTTATCAAATTGCCGTCATCTCTATTTGATCAGTTGGATCAAAAAGAACAACTTCAGGTCGAGAGGGTGCAATTTGCAGGTCATAGGTTGAACATTTTGTTTGAG ACTGTCGACAACTCTACACTGTCCGGCTTCAGTCCTGTGTTGGCTTCGAGCATTGGAGAAATGAAACTAAAAAATCTAAGTGACCCAGTTATATTGTTTATCGCCTATCAAAATCAG TCCGACCCTGGCAATATAAGCTGTGTGTTTTGGGACGTCAATCGTAATG ATGGGAATGGTGCTTGGTCTGACGAGGGTTGTACTCTTTCGACCGAGGTAGATCATGGTGAACTCATGGCTGTATGTGAATGTGATCATCTGACCAACTTTGCACTTCTATTC GACGTTTACAGAACTGGTCCCCCTGACGATCCCGCCCATCAAAGGGCGCTATCAATAATTTCATACGTCGGATGCGGAATATCTCTGTTGGCATTGGCAGTGACGCTTGTTAGTTTGATTAGCTATAG GAAAAAACACGATAAGGCCACCAAAATCCTAATAAATTTATGCTTTGCACTATTCTTGGCATTACTGTTCTTCCTCATTGGTTCATTCGCCGTCGACTTCGCGCAAACCATACCGGAGCTTTGTACGTCCATCGCTGTTCTGTTACACTATTTTCTATTGGCTACCATGATGTGGATGGCCCTGGAAGCTTTTCACCTGTACCTAATGTTGGTCAAAGTGTTTGAACAATATATACATCATTTTATGGTCAAGTTTTGCCTTATTGGCTGGG GTGTCCCGGTAATTCTTGTTGTTATAACATTGGCTGTCGACCTTGACAACTATGGCTACCACAACACCAT CTGTTGGTTGTCAGACATGGCGTTCTACATAACCTTCCTAGCTCCAATTTGTCTGGTTCTCCTCTTCAACATCATCATCTTCTGTCTGATTATTTACCAAATATGTCGACTTAACTCAAGAATAACGACACCAAACGAGAAGTATAGTTATATTTCAAGGCTGAGGGCGGCCATTGCGTTGGTGGTACTGCTAGGGCTCACGTGGATCTTTGCCTTTTTTGCCATTGGTCAAGCCAGTCTTCTATTCAATTACCTATTCGCCATATTCAACAGTCTGCAGGGACTGTTCATCTTTGTGTTCCATTGTGCGATGAAGAAGGAAATCCGCGCTGGCTGGAAGAAGACTTTCTGTCGGTGTAATCGTTGCAAACACGGCAAAGAGC ATGACTTTACTTCATCTACGAATCTGTTGAGCGCCCCTAATCACAACCTTAGTGAAACTGCTGACAGTGACGAAAACGTTG attccacAGTATCTTGGACACATCACAGCAATATGGAGGCGATGTCTACATCCAAGCGGCATTCAAAAAGAACGagcagtgaatttcaatga